A single region of the Chitinophaga niabensis genome encodes:
- a CDS encoding TonB-dependent receptor produces MLQRLCFILLLIIPFCGHAQWLKKRVSIQVNDVTIEEVLVQLHQRYQVPFSYVRQYLPTATLSINMTEQPLSMVLDEALLGSGMDYKEISSQIVLSTADHTLTQTVHGVVLDKNIHMPVPGVTVQLSNLSGKGSVTDEQGRFLIPQVPLGRYDLVASSIGYKPVRINQVLVISGRQTVLPVLLEENIYESKEVQVTASRKTDKTRSINPLAVVSTRILSVEEANRFAGTRTDPSRMAANYAGVVNLSDQNNDIIVRGNNPFGVLWRLEGIDIPNPNHYTYINTSGGIFGVLNNNLLANSDFLTSAFPAEYGNKNASVFDIRLRKGNREKNEFNAQLGLSGLEFNAEGPVDKKRGATYIAGYRFLSFNFLQKLGLDITIDGVPQFQDLTFKIHVPDGNNGGFVLFGIGGKSKIRFRDPFTDNRQIANRVTGGSSYFSSDMGVLGMRYDHYFSAKTFGQVLSAISGSYIVSDRNLHFEDKSVAKDSDGKFKERGVSFGYNLTHKFNSKHLLKTGINFSSRQYHYFLQTLSNDTSMIHILKLDDRVPMNLLQGFAHWQFSPVPSLTFHTGLHYQHLFYNSQQALEPRISAEWRFTSKQRITAGYGLHHQMQPVNMYINRNQNRSSQTYTPANKHIAFTGSHHYVAGYENNFSSWFRLKAETYYQSIFHAPIPSSPDFYSGLNQGLSYNDFVPDTLVSKGRGRNYGVELTLERFLHKHYYFLLTTTLYDSKYKASNGKWYNTTFNGNYIVNLAVGSELRAGKKENVLAVDARIIQAGNKRVLPVDEEASRKSGKVVIASDGYYAERLKDYSRVDLKVSYRLNRVGSTHSFFVAVDNVLNRKNVLSKEYYYYEQRVNTMYQLGRFPYAGYKIEF; encoded by the coding sequence ATGCTGCAAAGGCTTTGTTTCATCCTGCTGCTGATCATTCCTTTTTGCGGACACGCGCAATGGTTAAAAAAGCGCGTGAGCATCCAGGTGAATGATGTTACCATTGAAGAAGTGCTGGTACAGCTGCATCAACGTTACCAGGTGCCGTTCTCTTATGTACGGCAATACCTCCCTACCGCCACACTCAGTATAAATATGACGGAACAACCGCTTTCAATGGTGCTGGATGAAGCCCTGCTGGGAAGCGGTATGGATTACAAGGAAATCTCTTCCCAGATTGTTTTAAGCACGGCTGATCATACACTCACTCAAACAGTACATGGCGTGGTATTGGATAAAAACATACACATGCCGGTGCCCGGCGTTACGGTACAACTCTCCAACTTATCCGGCAAAGGCAGTGTAACAGATGAACAGGGCCGTTTTCTGATACCGCAGGTGCCCCTCGGCAGATATGACCTGGTAGCGAGTTCTATTGGTTACAAACCGGTACGGATCAACCAGGTGCTGGTTATCTCAGGGCGGCAAACCGTGTTGCCTGTATTACTGGAAGAAAACATCTATGAATCAAAAGAAGTGCAGGTAACCGCATCACGCAAAACGGATAAAACAAGAAGTATTAATCCCCTGGCGGTGGTGAGCACCCGCATCTTATCTGTTGAAGAAGCGAACCGTTTTGCCGGCACCCGTACAGACCCCAGCCGTATGGCCGCAAATTATGCCGGCGTTGTAAACCTCAGCGATCAGAATAACGACATCATTGTAAGAGGTAATAATCCTTTCGGCGTGTTATGGCGACTGGAAGGCATTGATATCCCTAACCCTAACCACTACACGTACATCAATACTTCCGGCGGCATCTTCGGTGTATTGAACAATAACCTGCTGGCCAATTCTGATTTTCTGACCAGTGCCTTCCCCGCAGAATATGGTAACAAAAATGCTTCGGTATTCGACATCCGCCTGCGTAAAGGGAACCGCGAAAAAAATGAGTTCAATGCCCAACTGGGTTTAAGCGGGCTCGAATTCAACGCAGAAGGCCCCGTGGATAAAAAAAGAGGCGCTACTTACATAGCAGGTTATCGTTTCCTGAGTTTCAACTTCCTGCAAAAACTCGGGCTGGATATTACGATAGACGGTGTTCCGCAATTCCAGGACCTTACTTTTAAAATACATGTACCGGACGGGAACAATGGTGGATTTGTACTCTTTGGTATTGGTGGTAAAAGCAAGATCCGCTTCCGGGACCCTTTTACAGATAACCGGCAGATAGCGAACCGCGTTACCGGTGGGAGCAGTTATTTCAGTTCAGACATGGGGGTGCTGGGCATGCGGTATGATCATTATTTTTCCGCAAAAACATTCGGACAGGTACTCAGTGCTATTTCCGGCAGTTATATTGTTTCTGACAGGAACCTTCATTTTGAAGATAAAAGTGTTGCCAAAGATTCAGATGGGAAGTTTAAGGAAAGAGGTGTTTCCTTCGGTTATAATCTCACACATAAGTTCAATTCAAAACATCTCTTAAAAACCGGTATCAACTTCAGTTCCCGGCAATACCATTATTTCCTGCAAACACTATCGAACGATACTTCCATGATACACATCCTTAAACTGGACGATCGTGTACCCATGAACCTGTTACAGGGTTTTGCGCATTGGCAGTTCAGCCCTGTTCCGTCTTTAACTTTCCATACAGGCCTTCATTATCAGCATCTGTTCTACAATAGTCAGCAGGCCCTGGAGCCCAGGATTTCAGCGGAATGGCGTTTCACTTCCAAACAACGCATCACGGCTGGTTATGGACTGCATCATCAAATGCAGCCTGTGAACATGTACATCAACCGCAACCAAAACCGCAGCTCTCAAACATATACACCCGCTAATAAACACATTGCTTTTACCGGCAGTCATCATTATGTAGCGGGATATGAAAACAACTTCTCTTCCTGGTTTCGTTTGAAAGCGGAAACTTATTATCAGTCTATCTTTCACGCGCCAATTCCCAGCAGTCCGGATTTTTATTCGGGGTTGAACCAGGGCTTATCGTATAATGATTTTGTGCCGGATACTTTGGTGAGTAAAGGCAGGGGCCGCAATTACGGTGTGGAGTTAACCCTGGAAAGGTTCCTCCACAAACATTATTATTTTCTGCTTACTACAACCTTGTATGATTCCAAATACAAGGCATCCAATGGTAAATGGTACAACACTACCTTCAACGGTAATTACATTGTAAACCTGGCTGTGGGTTCAGAACTGCGTGCAGGTAAAAAAGAAAACGTTCTTGCGGTGGATGCGCGTATTATACAGGCGGGAAATAAACGGGTGCTGCCAGTGGATGAAGAAGCTTCGCGGAAGAGCGGGAAGGTAGTGATAGCATCGGATGGTTATTATGCAGAGCGGTTAAAAGATTATAGTCGTGTTGACCTGAAGGTAAGTTACCGGTTGAACCGGGTGGGGTCTACCCATTCGTTTTTTGTTGCGGTGGACAATGTGTTGAACAGGAAAAATGTGCTGAGTAAGGAATATTATTATTATGAGCAGCGGGTAAACACGATGTACCAGTTGGGGAGGTTTCCCTATGCGGGGTATAAGATTGAGTTTTAA
- a CDS encoding FecR family protein, whose amino-acid sequence MINNDHIDALIAREIAGDISTKEQATLQAWLQEDVANREYYTAMKQTWDLTADAFDDAPEPDLETNWQRFSHQMDTPAPLKVVRSSKQNNWWKLAAAAIIIVAAASLVFTMVNQGGTTVITADAGKKEVTLPDGSKVFLNRNSQISYKKGFAANHRLVQLEGEAFFDVKPDASNPFIVTAGASQTQVLGTSFVIKAYENKTIQLNVVTGKVAFSGKQGPKEALVLTAGHTAILQSNKEPKQIQNSDPNFMAWKENRLVFDNVPLFQTLSTLEEYFDVKFIVTDSSLLNIKYSLTGNDNPSLPRVLEVLSETMHITIKEESKGVYKVSR is encoded by the coding sequence ATGATCAACAACGATCACATAGACGCACTGATTGCCCGTGAAATAGCCGGCGACATCTCCACAAAGGAGCAGGCAACGTTACAGGCCTGGCTACAGGAAGATGTTGCCAACCGGGAATACTATACCGCCATGAAACAAACCTGGGACCTTACGGCCGATGCATTTGACGATGCGCCGGAACCAGATCTTGAAACAAACTGGCAAAGGTTCAGTCATCAAATGGATACACCTGCTCCTCTTAAAGTAGTGAGATCATCCAAACAAAATAACTGGTGGAAACTGGCTGCCGCGGCCATTATTATCGTAGCTGCCGCCAGCCTTGTTTTCACCATGGTGAACCAGGGCGGCACTACTGTTATCACTGCCGATGCCGGTAAAAAAGAGGTGACGCTCCCGGATGGCAGTAAAGTATTCCTGAACCGCAACAGCCAGATCAGCTATAAGAAAGGATTTGCAGCCAATCACCGCCTTGTGCAGCTGGAAGGGGAAGCCTTCTTTGATGTAAAACCGGATGCCTCCAACCCTTTTATTGTTACGGCAGGCGCTTCGCAAACACAGGTGCTCGGAACCTCCTTCGTGATAAAAGCTTACGAAAACAAAACCATTCAGCTGAATGTGGTAACCGGTAAAGTTGCCTTCTCCGGTAAACAAGGCCCTAAGGAAGCATTGGTGCTCACAGCCGGCCATACCGCTATTTTGCAGTCCAACAAAGAACCTAAACAGATACAGAATTCCGATCCTAATTTTATGGCCTGGAAAGAGAACCGGCTGGTTTTCGATAATGTACCCCTGTTTCAAACACTCAGTACACTGGAAGAATATTTCGATGTGAAGTTCATCGTAACAGATTCCAGCCTGCTGAACATCAAATACTCTTTGACCGGAAATGATAATCCTTCCCTGCCCCGTGTGTTGGAAGTACTGTCTGAAACAATGCACATCACTATCAAAGAAGAATCGAAAGGCGTGTATAAGGTCAGCCGATAA
- a CDS encoding RNA polymerase sigma factor has translation MEAIGILSPVALGMNGHAVNQSNGYFCTMPENARLQNLLQEDERQFMEALFKTYFPLVCKAIYRLVPDMATAEDLAQEVFIKIWNRRDQLKDVYFKAYLHRAAVNMALDHIDKNKRRGGTHQEISPTHEEAQVQAPVIHLKETKLRIQQAIDLLPEKCREIFVLSRYEEMSYKEIAETLQISVKTVENQMMTALKKLRVSLKEYLE, from the coding sequence ATGGAAGCTATCGGAATACTGTCACCCGTCGCATTAGGCATGAATGGCCACGCTGTAAATCAGAGTAATGGTTATTTTTGCACCATGCCCGAAAATGCCCGGTTACAAAATCTTTTGCAGGAAGACGAGCGCCAGTTCATGGAGGCGCTCTTCAAAACCTATTTCCCATTGGTCTGCAAAGCAATATACCGCCTGGTGCCGGATATGGCCACAGCGGAAGATCTGGCGCAGGAAGTATTTATTAAAATATGGAATCGCCGGGACCAGTTGAAGGATGTTTATTTTAAAGCGTACCTGCATCGTGCAGCGGTGAATATGGCACTTGATCACATAGATAAGAACAAACGGCGCGGTGGTACTCACCAGGAGATCAGTCCAACTCATGAAGAAGCACAAGTGCAGGCGCCGGTGATACATCTGAAAGAAACAAAACTGCGGATCCAGCAGGCTATCGATCTGTTACCTGAAAAGTGCAGGGAGATCTTTGTGCTGAGCCGCTATGAAGAAATGAGCTATAAAGAAATTGCCGAAACATTGCAGATCTCGGTCAAAACGGTGGAGAACCAAATGATGACGGCACTGAAAAAGCTGCGCGTTTCATTGAAGGAATACCTGGAATGA
- a CDS encoding head GIN domain-containing protein: MKLTGKQEYLITYSGLSVSLLLCLLAIFGLILSGCARENVHGSGRVITEERPVDRFEDLTIEGPLEIHVKQGSPLPLRIEAEDNVMRVIETSVNGTNLRVKIRNGVNLKSFRPIHIYVQSEKYRRIIFSGSGSLTGTDTIRTPLFLYEVNGSNDARLKVDANEVRVLVNGSGNIDLEGLSRDYYSEINGSGDVRAELLKANNANVETNGSGEQRIWAVDRLWGRISGSGNVRYKGSPADFNVKVSGSGKVTKL; encoded by the coding sequence ATGAAACTGACAGGCAAACAGGAATACCTGATCACTTACAGCGGGCTCAGCGTGAGCCTTTTACTCTGCCTCCTGGCAATTTTTGGATTGATCCTTTCTGGCTGTGCCCGTGAAAATGTTCATGGCTCGGGCCGCGTGATCACAGAAGAAAGGCCGGTGGACAGGTTTGAGGACCTGACCATTGAGGGGCCGCTTGAAATACATGTAAAGCAAGGCAGTCCCTTACCCCTCCGCATTGAAGCAGAAGACAATGTAATGCGGGTGATTGAAACTTCCGTAAACGGCACCAACCTTCGTGTGAAGATCCGTAACGGCGTGAATCTGAAGAGTTTCAGACCCATTCATATATATGTACAAAGTGAAAAATACCGCAGGATCATTTTTTCCGGCTCCGGCTCCCTTACAGGAACTGACACCATCAGAACCCCGCTCTTCCTCTATGAAGTGAACGGCAGTAATGATGCGCGCCTGAAAGTGGATGCCAATGAAGTGAGGGTATTGGTGAACGGTTCCGGGAATATTGACCTGGAAGGCTTATCAAGGGATTACTATTCTGAGATCAATGGCAGTGGGGATGTAAGGGCTGAATTACTGAAAGCTAATAACGCCAATGTGGAAACCAATGGCTCAGGTGAGCAAAGGATCTGGGCCGTGGATAGATTGTGGGGCCGGATCAGTGGCAGTGGAAATGTAAGATACAAAGGATCACCAGCAGATTTTAACGTAAAGGTCTCAGGATCAGGAAAGGTTACCAAGTTATAG
- a CDS encoding carboxypeptidase-like regulatory domain-containing protein — MKRTKLSLLALAAVTFGAFAFTSFEGGSISGKVVPAEGATEAWAISGTDTLKTAVAQGAFSFTSAKAGTYTVIVDAKEPFKDATITDVKVEDGKATDLGEIKLAQ, encoded by the coding sequence ATGAAAAGGACTAAATTAAGCCTGTTAGCACTTGCGGCCGTAACATTCGGCGCATTCGCCTTTACTTCATTTGAAGGCGGTTCTATTTCCGGTAAAGTTGTTCCAGCTGAAGGAGCTACTGAAGCATGGGCCATTTCCGGAACAGATACTTTGAAAACAGCTGTAGCACAGGGTGCATTCTCCTTTACGAGTGCAAAAGCCGGAACTTACACTGTAATTGTTGACGCAAAAGAACCATTTAAGGACGCAACTATTACAGATGTGAAAGTGGAAGATGGTAAAGCTACCGATCTCGGCGAAATCAAATTAGCACAATAA
- a CDS encoding 2-oxoacid:acceptor oxidoreductase subunit alpha, whose translation MSNKAIQQVEDVVIKFAGDSGDGMQLTGTQFSNNTALIGNDLSTFPDFPAEIRAPQGTLPGVSGFQLHFSSNRIFTPGDTCDVLVAMNAAALKANLKGLKKGGIIIANTDGFDSKNLRLANFPDGVNPLEDGSLVNYQLHTMDVTKMTREALKDINMGMKEKDRAKNMFVLGFLYWLYDRDMQSTINFLTEKFGKKPEILESNIRSLQAGYNFADTVEAFSTRYKVEKARMEPGTYRSITGNTALSYGLIAASQKADLPIFLGTYPITPASDILHELSRYKNFGIRTFQAEDEIAGIASAIGASYGGHMGVTTTSGPGMALKGEAMGLAVMLEIPLLIIDIQRGGPSTGLPTKTEQSDLLQAYYGRNGECPMPIISASTPSDCFDGIYEAFRIAVNHMTPVIFLSDGYIANGAEPWKFPKSDDLKPITVKYKKGLEEGEEQFFPYQRDENLVRPWAVPGTPGLEHRIGGLEKQNITGNVSYDPENHQLMVKIRQEKVDKIADHIPLQKIEVGPEKGKVLVLGWGSTFGTIKSAVLELLAEGHQVAHAHLRHMRPFPKNLEEILHSYDHVLIPEINNGQLIKIIRDQFLIPAQGYNKIMGVPITKGELVTRIREML comes from the coding sequence ATGTCCAATAAAGCGATTCAACAGGTTGAAGATGTAGTGATCAAGTTTGCTGGTGATAGTGGAGACGGGATGCAATTAACTGGTACTCAGTTCTCTAACAATACCGCCCTTATCGGGAACGATCTTAGCACTTTCCCGGATTTCCCGGCTGAAATACGTGCTCCGCAAGGCACCCTGCCTGGTGTGAGTGGTTTCCAGCTTCACTTTTCCTCTAACCGTATATTTACGCCCGGAGATACCTGCGATGTACTGGTGGCCATGAACGCCGCCGCATTGAAAGCCAATCTCAAAGGGCTCAAAAAAGGTGGTATCATTATCGCCAATACAGATGGTTTCGATTCCAAGAACCTCCGCCTGGCTAACTTCCCGGATGGAGTGAACCCATTGGAAGACGGCTCTCTCGTGAATTACCAGTTACATACCATGGATGTTACCAAAATGACCCGCGAGGCACTGAAGGACATCAACATGGGTATGAAGGAAAAAGACCGCGCCAAGAACATGTTCGTACTCGGATTCCTTTACTGGCTCTATGATCGCGACATGCAAAGTACCATCAACTTCCTCACAGAGAAGTTTGGCAAAAAGCCCGAAATCCTGGAAAGTAACATCCGCTCTTTGCAGGCGGGATATAACTTTGCCGATACCGTGGAAGCCTTCTCCACCCGTTATAAAGTGGAAAAAGCCAGGATGGAACCTGGTACCTACAGGAGCATTACAGGAAATACTGCTTTGTCTTACGGACTGATCGCTGCTTCCCAGAAGGCGGACCTGCCTATTTTCCTGGGTACTTATCCTATTACACCTGCCTCAGACATCCTGCATGAACTGAGCCGGTATAAAAATTTCGGGATCCGTACTTTCCAGGCGGAAGATGAAATTGCCGGTATTGCTTCTGCTATTGGTGCATCCTATGGTGGCCACATGGGAGTGACCACTACTTCCGGCCCCGGTATGGCATTAAAAGGAGAGGCCATGGGCCTTGCCGTAATGCTGGAAATTCCATTGCTGATCATTGATATTCAACGTGGAGGCCCTTCTACCGGTCTGCCTACCAAAACAGAACAATCAGATCTGCTGCAGGCTTATTACGGTCGTAATGGCGAATGCCCCATGCCCATCATTTCCGCATCCACGCCGTCCGATTGTTTTGATGGTATCTATGAAGCTTTCCGCATTGCAGTAAATCATATGACGCCTGTGATCTTCCTCAGCGACGGGTATATTGCCAACGGCGCAGAGCCCTGGAAATTCCCTAAGAGCGATGATCTCAAGCCCATTACCGTTAAATACAAGAAGGGCCTGGAAGAAGGAGAAGAACAGTTCTTCCCTTACCAGCGGGATGAAAACCTTGTGCGCCCATGGGCTGTTCCCGGAACCCCTGGCCTGGAACACCGGATCGGTGGATTGGAAAAGCAGAATATCACCGGTAACGTAAGTTATGATCCTGAAAATCACCAGCTAATGGTGAAGATCCGCCAGGAGAAGGTAGATAAGATCGCAGATCACATTCCGTTACAGAAAATAGAAGTGGGCCCTGAAAAAGGAAAGGTACTGGTACTCGGATGGGGTTCCACTTTTGGTACTATCAAAAGTGCCGTGTTGGAATTACTGGCAGAAGGCCACCAGGTGGCACATGCACACCTCCGCCACATGCGTCCTTTCCCCAAAAATCTCGAAGAAATACTGCATAGCTATGATCATGTATTGATCCCCGAGATCAATAATGGCCAGCTTATAAAGATCATCCGCGATCAATTCCTGATCCCTGCCCAGGGTTATAATAAGATAATGGGCGTTCCCATCACAAAAGGTGAGCTGGTAACAAGGATCCGCGAAATGCTCTAG
- a CDS encoding DUF6134 family protein — protein sequence MYKTHKQYRLKRIFLVLICGIIPYLAALKAAGQSHTYEIRYANNTIGLLDVKQETNGPTRKIHIKSRVQMKLFSRMDTDISAEYHNNILIRAKASRVSKGADSKETSTERTEKGYNVVRKGEPGTINRDITYSVSELYFTEPKDLKEVYSETHGVFLPIKQLADKRYEVVMPDDRRIYYRYEKGKLMEVEVNHQFGKAYFRLLQAK from the coding sequence ATGTACAAGACCCACAAGCAATACAGGCTAAAAAGGATTTTTCTTGTATTGATATGCGGGATAATTCCTTACCTGGCAGCCCTCAAGGCAGCAGGACAATCTCATACTTACGAGATAAGGTATGCCAACAACACTATCGGCCTCCTCGATGTAAAACAGGAAACCAACGGCCCCACCCGCAAGATCCATATCAAAAGCCGTGTTCAAATGAAACTCTTCTCGCGGATGGATACAGACATCTCTGCTGAATATCACAATAATATATTAATAAGGGCCAAAGCCTCCCGCGTAAGCAAAGGGGCAGACAGCAAAGAAACTTCCACAGAAAGAACAGAGAAAGGATATAATGTGGTCCGTAAAGGAGAACCCGGCACTATCAACAGGGATATCACCTATTCCGTAAGCGAATTATATTTCACGGAACCGAAGGACCTTAAAGAAGTTTATTCGGAAACACATGGCGTGTTCCTCCCGATCAAACAACTGGCGGATAAACGGTATGAAGTAGTGATGCCTGATGACAGGCGTATTTATTATCGCTATGAGAAAGGGAAGTTAATGGAGGTGGAAGTAAATCATCAGTTTGGCAAAGCGTATTTCCGTTTACTGCAGGCAAAATAA
- a CDS encoding Gfo/Idh/MocA family protein, producing the protein MAKIAMLGSGFIGRFYADSLIGQRSRDTIVSIYSRREESAKKFAVDYNCSHWTTNMEEAINHPDVDMVCISLPNNLHEAAVMACCKAKKAVMCTKPLGRNAEEAKRMMEAVEKAGIFNGYLEDLCYTPKFLKALKSVQEGALGRILWAKSRETHPGPHSEWFWDKEQAGGGCILDLGCHCVEIARNFIGKDIKPVEVMCWADTQVKPIDAEDHAIGLVKYENGAIGQFEVSWTFRGGLDLRDEVMGSEGTIWLNSFLRTGFDMFTTGKGADYVAEKAESNTGWLFPVGDELNELGYNHMFADMFNAVEAGKAPRETFYDGYVVNAVLDAAYRSAKSKLWEPVKLDIWRGKEGLAKEKTLTDYNEQYYLIKEEMTHFGTAKLILKDKKTGQIIEKVV; encoded by the coding sequence ATGGCGAAAATTGCAATGCTTGGGTCCGGATTCATCGGAAGATTCTATGCGGATTCTTTAATTGGACAAAGAAGCAGGGATACGATCGTGAGCATCTACTCCCGCCGCGAAGAAAGCGCTAAGAAATTTGCAGTGGATTATAACTGCAGCCACTGGACCACCAATATGGAAGAAGCGATCAATCATCCTGATGTGGATATGGTTTGTATCTCCCTGCCCAACAACCTCCATGAAGCTGCTGTAATGGCCTGCTGTAAAGCGAAGAAAGCAGTGATGTGTACCAAACCATTAGGGCGTAATGCGGAAGAAGCAAAACGTATGATGGAAGCGGTAGAAAAAGCAGGCATCTTCAACGGTTACCTGGAAGACCTGTGTTATACCCCCAAATTCCTGAAGGCTTTAAAGAGTGTACAGGAAGGGGCGCTGGGCAGAATACTCTGGGCTAAATCCCGTGAAACACATCCCGGCCCGCACAGCGAATGGTTCTGGGATAAGGAGCAGGCAGGCGGAGGTTGTATCCTCGACCTGGGTTGCCATTGCGTGGAAATAGCACGCAACTTTATCGGGAAAGATATTAAACCTGTTGAAGTGATGTGCTGGGCGGATACACAGGTGAAGCCCATTGATGCGGAAGATCATGCTATCGGCCTTGTGAAATATGAGAACGGCGCTATCGGTCAGTTTGAAGTGAGCTGGACCTTCCGCGGCGGGCTTGATCTCCGGGATGAAGTGATGGGTTCTGAGGGTACAATATGGCTGAATAGCTTTTTGCGTACGGGGTTTGATATGTTCACAACCGGCAAGGGAGCTGATTACGTTGCGGAGAAAGCAGAAAGTAATACCGGCTGGTTGTTCCCTGTGGGTGATGAACTGAATGAGCTGGGATATAACCATATGTTCGCAGATATGTTCAATGCTGTAGAAGCCGGGAAAGCACCGCGTGAAACATTCTATGATGGATATGTGGTGAATGCGGTGCTGGATGCTGCCTACAGGTCTGCAAAATCCAAATTATGGGAACCGGTGAAGCTGGATATATGGCGCGGGAAGGAAGGTTTAGCGAAAGAGAAAACACTAACGGATTATAATGAGCAATATTACCTGATCAAGGAAGAGATGACGCACTTTGGAACGGCGAAGCTGATACTGAAGGATAAGAAGACAGGGCAGATCATTGAGAAGGTGGTATAA
- a CDS encoding nucleoside permease, which translates to MNNKIRLQLSFMMFLQYFVWCAWYVTVGTYMVKNLQSSGSEASYAYTALAIATMISPFLVGMVADRYFSAQKLMGVLHVAGALALFLLTLTTNIYLFISIVLFYSLLYMPTIALSNSVAFHQMSDPGKQFPAVRMFGTVGWIIAGLLIGYMALETTTYTFYIAAGGSLLLGLFSFTLPNVPPKGKEDVSASQVLGTEAFVLFKNRSYLVFFISAILICIPLSFYYGFTNLYLHEAGMENAAGKMIYGQASEAIFILAIPLLLRRLGVKKMLLVGMAAWVLRYILFAYGNSGPNLWMLYTGIILHGVCYDFFFVTGYMYTDNRAGEKIKSAAQGLFTFATYGLGMVIGTWFSGIVADYYVANGVREWQSIWMVPVYIAAAVIIYFALAFHDKKPV; encoded by the coding sequence GTGAATAATAAAATAAGACTGCAACTATCCTTCATGATGTTCCTCCAATACTTTGTATGGTGTGCATGGTATGTAACCGTGGGCACATACATGGTTAAGAACCTCCAATCCAGCGGCAGCGAGGCCAGTTATGCCTATACTGCATTAGCTATTGCTACTATGATCTCTCCCTTTTTAGTAGGGATGGTGGCGGACCGGTATTTTTCCGCACAGAAGCTCATGGGTGTGCTGCATGTAGCAGGCGCATTGGCGTTATTCCTCCTGACGCTTACCACTAATATCTACCTCTTCATCAGCATCGTATTATTCTACTCGCTGTTATATATGCCCACCATTGCGCTCAGCAATAGTGTGGCCTTTCATCAGATGAGCGATCCCGGCAAACAATTCCCTGCAGTGAGGATGTTTGGTACTGTAGGATGGATTATTGCCGGTTTGCTAATTGGGTACATGGCACTCGAAACAACTACTTATACCTTTTATATTGCAGCAGGAGGGTCCCTTCTGTTAGGCCTCTTCAGTTTTACGCTACCCAATGTTCCCCCTAAAGGTAAAGAGGATGTTTCGGCTTCCCAGGTATTGGGAACTGAGGCTTTTGTGCTGTTCAAGAACAGGTCTTACCTCGTGTTCTTTATCTCCGCTATCCTGATCTGCATTCCTTTAAGCTTCTACTACGGTTTTACCAATCTCTACTTACATGAGGCAGGGATGGAAAATGCTGCCGGGAAAATGATCTATGGCCAGGCTTCCGAAGCTATCTTTATCCTTGCCATTCCTTTATTACTCCGCCGGCTTGGGGTGAAGAAAATGTTGCTGGTGGGCATGGCAGCCTGGGTACTGCGTTATATCCTTTTCGCTTATGGCAATAGCGGTCCGAACTTATGGATGTTATACACCGGCATCATCCTGCATGGTGTATGTTATGATTTCTTCTTTGTAACCGGTTATATGTATACGGATAACAGGGCAGGTGAAAAGATCAAAAGCGCCGCACAGGGATTATTCACTTTTGCTACTTATGGTCTTGGTATGGTGATAGGTACCTGGTTCTCAGGGATCGTAGCAGATTATTATGTAGCGAATGGTGTGCGCGAATGGCAGAGCATCTGGATGGTACCTGTATACATCGCAGCAGCTGTGATCATTTATTTCGCGTTAGCATTCCACGATAAAAAACCAGTCTAA
- the nth gene encoding endonuclease III, producing the protein MTKKERFQFVIDYFEKHAPDAETELLYDNTYQLLVAVILSAQCTDKRVNMTTPAIFEQYPDIPSLSKATFDDLFPLIKSISYPNNKTKHLIGMANMVMDEFNGEIPETVPELVKLPGVGRKTANVITSVVHHQPNMAVDTHVFRVSARLGLTTNAKTPLQTEQQLLKYIPREKVHIAHHWLILHGRYVCLARSPKCGECGLRPICKYYKQLVS; encoded by the coding sequence ATGACGAAGAAAGAACGATTCCAGTTTGTAATCGACTATTTTGAGAAACATGCCCCGGACGCAGAAACCGAACTGCTGTATGATAATACCTACCAATTACTGGTAGCGGTTATCCTGTCTGCCCAATGCACAGATAAGCGGGTGAATATGACCACCCCTGCCATCTTTGAGCAGTATCCGGATATTCCTTCCCTGAGCAAAGCTACTTTTGATGATCTGTTCCCACTGATCAAAAGTATCAGCTATCCCAACAATAAAACAAAACACCTCATTGGCATGGCCAATATGGTGATGGACGAATTTAACGGTGAGATACCTGAAACGGTGCCCGAATTGGTTAAATTACCCGGCGTTGGCCGTAAAACGGCGAATGTGATCACCAGCGTTGTGCATCATCAACCCAATATGGCAGTGGATACGCACGTGTTTCGTGTATCCGCAAGGTTGGGATTGACCACTAATGCCAAAACTCCTTTACAAACAGAGCAGCAACTTCTCAAGTATATACCCCGGGAGAAGGTGCATATTGCGCATCACTGGCTGATCCTTCATGGGCGGTATGTTTGTTTGGCGAGGAGTCCGAAATGCGGGGAATGTGGGTTGCGGCCTATCTGTAAGTATTACAAACAGTTAGTTTCCTAG